The genomic stretch CAGCTGAGCCAGGTGTCCACCGACATGGCCCACGAACTGCGCACGCCGATCAACAACCTGCTGGGCGAAACCCAGGTCGCGCTGCAGCAGAACCGCAGCGTCGAGGCCTACCAGCAACTGCTCGCCTCCAATGTCGAGGAGCTGGAACGGCTGGCGCGGATGCTCGACAACATGCTGTTCCTGGCCCGCACCGATCCGGCCAGCGCCATGAGCCAACGCCAGGAGCTGGACGCCGCCGACGAGATGCAGCGCATCGCCGACTACTTCGAAGGCCTGGCGGCGGACGCCGGCATCTGCATCGAGGCCCGCGGCAGCGGCGTGATCTGGGCCGAACCGATGCTGCTGCGCCGGGCCCTGGCCAACCTGTGCGCCAACGCGATCAAGTACGGCGCCGCGGATTCGACGGTGCAGGTCGAAGCCACCGCCGAAGCGGACGGCAGCCACCTGCGGGTGCGCAACCACGGCCCGACCATCCCCGCCGAACACCTGTCGCGGCTGTTCGAGCGCTTCTACCGGGTCGACCAGTCCCGTCAGCGCTCGGCCCAGTCCAACGGCCTGGGCCTGTCCATCGTCGCCACCATCATGCAACTGCATCAAGGCCGCTACAGCGCCAGCAGCGCCGACGGCGAGACCTGCTTCGAACTGTTCTTCCCCGCTCGCCAAACCCCGTAAATGCCCTGGCGGCAAGGGAGCTTGCGCCCTCGCCACGGAGCCTCAGCGCAGCCCCACCGACACCGACAGGCTCCGGGCCCTGCCGTTGACGGCGAGGGCAATGGCCATCAGCGTCGCGGCAACGCCGAAGGTCAAGTGCAAGCCTGCGGCGATCATCGCGGCCGGCGCCTGTGCCGGATCCCCGGCGGCCAGGGCGAACACCGTCCCCATCGCCGCCGCCCCGGTGATCAGCCCCAGGTTGCGCGCCAGCCCCAGCATCGCCGACATCACCCCGCGCAGGTCCTGACCGACGTCCACCATCAGGGCGCTGCTGTTGGCCGCCTGAAACAGCGCATACCCGGCGGTGACCCACGCGATCGGCACAAGATAACCGGGCAACCCGAGCCCCGTCGGCAACACCGCCAGCAACAGGCAGCCGCCGGCCATCGCCGACAATCCGCCCGCCACCATGCGCCGCGCCCCGAAGCGGTCCACCAGCCACCCCGCCGGCACGCCGCCGAGCGCCGCCACCAACGGCCCGACCGACAGCGCCAGGCCCACCGCCAGGCTGCCCAGCCCCAACCCCCGGCTCAGGTAGAACGGCCCCACCACCAGCGTCGTCATCATCACCGTCGCCACCAGCGCCGTCATCGCCAGACCGGCGGCACGGCGCGGATCGGCGAACAGCGCCATGCGCATCAAAGGCGCCGCCGCACGCCGCTCGACCGCGACAAACAGGCCAAGGCCCAGCAGGCTGATCGACAACAGCGCCAGCGTGGCGCCCGGCGTCCCCGTGACGGTCATCGCCAACGCATACGCCCCCAGGGTCAGCGCCAGCGCCATCGTCCCGGCGTGGTCGAACCGCACCCGCGTCTCCACCGCCCGATCCGCCGGCAGATGACGCCACACCAGCCAACCGTTGAGCAGCCCCAGCGGCACGTTGATCAAGAAGATCGACGGCCACCCCGCCTGCGCGATCAGCAGCCCGCCCAGCGACGGCCCCAACGAAGTGCCGATGGCCGACATCGTGCCCAGCAGCCCCATCGCCCGGCCGCTCTGCGCCTTGGGCACCGCATCGCCCACCAGCGCCGCCGTCAGCGCCAGCATCACCGCCGCGCCGAGCCCCTGCACCGCCCGCGCCGTGATCAACCACGCAAGTCCGGGCGCCAGCGCACAGCACAAGGACGCGGCAGTGAACAGGCTGATGCCGATCAGCATCAGGCGACGCCGTCCGATCAGGTCACCGAGGCGTCCTGCGCTGACGATCAACGTGGTGATCGCCAGCAGGTAGGCGAGGACGACCCACTGCACCTGCGCGAACGCGGCACCGAAGGCTGCAGCCAGCGTCGGCAGGCCGGCGTTGGCGATGCTGGTGTCCAGGGACGGCATCAGCATGGACAGGGAAAGGCCGGTCAGGGCCCAGCGGGGGGAACGGTGTAAAGGCTGCAGGGACATGGCAGGC from Pseudomonas ekonensis encodes the following:
- a CDS encoding MFS transporter, whose translation is MSLQPLHRSPRWALTGLSLSMLMPSLDTSIANAGLPTLAAAFGAAFAQVQWVVLAYLLAITTLIVSAGRLGDLIGRRRLMLIGISLFTAASLCCALAPGLAWLITARAVQGLGAAVMLALTAALVGDAVPKAQSGRAMGLLGTMSAIGTSLGPSLGGLLIAQAGWPSIFLINVPLGLLNGWLVWRHLPADRAVETRVRFDHAGTMALALTLGAYALAMTVTGTPGATLALLSISLLGLGLFVAVERRAAAPLMRMALFADPRRAAGLAMTALVATVMMTTLVVGPFYLSRGLGLGSLAVGLALSVGPLVAALGGVPAGWLVDRFGARRMVAGGLSAMAGGCLLLAVLPTGLGLPGYLVPIAWVTAGYALFQAANSSALMVDVGQDLRGVMSAMLGLARNLGLITGAAAMGTVFALAAGDPAQAPAAMIAAGLHLTFGVAATLMAIALAVNGRARSLSVSVGLR